DNA from Danaus plexippus chromosome 6, MEX_DaPlex, whole genome shotgun sequence:
caaaaaaaaaaaaaaaaaattatgttataaattatcagTTTTGAATGCTTACATTCctgatgttttaattatatttattatttatattatataacacttGCTgctttttgataatatatatctatatatatatatatatattaatgttgaaCACTATAAAATTTCAAGAGCTTAGTTTATGTATTTCTATCACCATTGTATATTTGCTGATgaacacttaatttttatatattataaataattaataatggtttatttatcttccaaaatatattttgggcTAACACAAGCTACTTTTTGTCTAAGTAAATTTCTTACATTGAGCTACAAATATGCTAACAAAGACCGATAAACTTCCAAAATAAagctttaaacattatttatatcattatcaatatattgtaTCTATTAAACTCACCCGATTAAGAGTTCcaacattcaaataataacatattaaaaacacattcCATGTCAACCACATACAACTCCATATTgaatactgaaaaaaaatcagaaaaattatttacagttttTGTGAATTTACAATCCAAAAACTTAAAAGACAAATCAAATACTTACAGACAATAGATACTTTGTCACATACTGAACAGCCCCAAAAGaaccaaaaattatgaatataatattggtaAAATTTGCAATAATGGGCAACCACATATACCCTAAGAAATCAAACACTTGCCGTTGTACTGTTACAATCTGTAAATGAgtaatgaattattacaatttgatATGACATGCTTGTATTTAGAACAAGTACTACATTCAtttacctatttatataaagaacttATATGAGAAATTAAGGCTTCAATGCCTAGGTTATAGGGGAAAGAATGTAGTTTAATTACATTgtcatcaaaaatatacatatatttaaaaaaagttttctatcATACCAATTCCAGAATGCAGACAATCAGTAACAAAGTTCTTAGACTACAAACAGCCATTAGAATAAACTAAATTGATGTTTCATTTATCACAATAGTAATTgctcaatttaaaataaagtacaattttcatggtaaataaaaaacaatcaagaAAATGAAAGCAACGCTGCAAAACTGTACCAATTACCAACGTCAAATAACTAATACATGGTTTTTGGTCATTCGACTTCCATATTGTCATATTTGACAAGTTTAGTAAAGTATTGggattttaaattcaatatacttaaaatttaggtttgaattcattaaaagtttaataaaaaaacaaaattatcttttattattccattaatttttttggggTTTTAAccataaactaaatatatgattttgagGTAAAACAAATGGCAACCCCTGATGTGACTTGAGAAATCAATACGAAAATTGGAAAATATTGATCCTGTAAGTGAGCTGTGAACCTGACTTGTGCAATTTTCAGTAGTCGTTTATTCTCTCAAAGTTagcttttaaaaagatatttctaGTTGTTACCAAAGTTTTCTAGTCACAAGAAgaaaggtaaaatatattagggtATTGTTTATAAAGAGTTTTGATATTTACCGGTAaccttacaaaatattttttttattagaaatggCGACTGAAACTTTGGTCCCCTTGGAATCTAATCCTGATGTGATGAATAAATTTCTACAAAAACTTGGAGTGCCAAGCAAGTGGGGTGTCGTAGATGTGATGGGTTTAGAATCGGATATGCTTTCTTGGGTTCCCAGACCGGTACTCGCCCTTACACTCCTTTTTCCGATTTCTCAATCTTACGAGCAACATAAAGAAAAAGAGGAGAGTGAAATTCTGGCTAAAGGCCAAGAAGTCTCCAACAATCTTTTTTAcatgaaacaaaacattagCAATGCCTGTGGAACAGTAGCCCTTGTTCATGCGGTTGCAAATAATCTAGATGAAATTGGGTTAAATGATGGttgtttgaaaacttttttggAAGAAGCTAAGAACATGGATGCTGTTGCAAGGGGAAAGCTTTTGGAAAAGTGTGAGGGCATCATCAAAGCTCATACTGAGCTGGCACAGGAAGGGCAGACTAATATGCCCAACGCTGAAGATCCCATCAATCATCATTTCATTACTTTTGTACACAAAGATGGTTCTCTGTATGAGTTGGATGGCCGTAAAGCTTTCCCAATAAATCATGGCCCGTGTACACCGGACTATCTACTGGAAGATGCTGCAAAAGTCTGCAAAGAGTTTATGGCCCGTGACCCTCAGGAGGTTCGTTTCACAGTCATTGCTTTCACTATTGCAGATATTTAAACCCCCACAGGAGTTTTTAAGACGCAGCATAGCAAGCTTTCATTCCAACTTTATactaaagtattaaatttttggatTATTGTATGCGGCATATATGACAAGGTCcgcttatttattataattgctttACTTACGCTTTctaattgtattgtaattcAAAGAATacccaaataaaatatgaaacaataaaactacattttttatttatttttattttataaattatgaaaaaactaattcttttttatcagTCATATGTAAGTAAAAAGCAAATATCACATTCAAAGGTACTTTACAGAgttcataaaattaagttttttaagctaaatttttattaaatatatacattttaaagctAAACAGTAATTGgtgatttcttttttaatatttttataaataatgaaaaataatcacatagggtatttcattttcataacatttgaCACTGGCAGTTGACAATAAGCTTACACAATGcaagtaattaaaacaaactatatCCTTAGAATTCTAAACAAAACAGTTCTACTTCGTTCATAAGCAGTTTTTCAAAGCCATGACTAAGAACTTATTTTGGTTTAGATTATAATACAATCCTGCTCTATTGTTGCTGTGTaagattaacaaatatttaaaaattatggtcAATAATAACTCCTACAATGTCTAAAACAATATTGCTATAATTGAAATCTGGggtataatagaaaattaagttttatacaagcattgaataattaaatatctcaaCTGATGGTTGGATATAACTAAGTATGAAGATGaaaacatagaaaaatattttaaactcagTGCCGGCGTTAGGGGGGGGGGGGCGTGATGGGCGATGGCCCAGGGTGACAAATTCGGGGGGGCGCCAAGGTCTGAAGTTGGGAGTCTTTGCCTCTCCTGGTGCAAACCCTCAGAATGTCCTCTAGCTCTGTgatatgcatattttttattgagattttttttaaatggatttTTTGAGGGTTTGTGGTCGAGGAGCGACTCTAACGATGTCGTTAGAGTCACTCCTCGACCACACGGTGCTTACGCTTAACGATTGGTGCAATACTTACCGCCAAACCGATACGCGTGACACGTGGTAGATGGTGGGGATAACTGAACCTTCTACGTCCGCGTCGTTAGCTCTGGGTAACGCTAAAAGAAAGatgaaattcttaatataattttacttgggATCAGCAAAAAACTAACACTTGAAATTGCTTCCCTCAAGTGGGCGCCACAATATTTTCGCCCATCGGGGTATCAGTGGCCCTTACGCCGGCACTGTTTAAACTTATACGAAAACAAACTATATTTGAACTAAGAATTAAGTATATTGGtagtcaaaaaaatttacataaagatattaactttattttaccaTTGCaagcaatatataaaagtattatctagtctatatgtatttttgaaaCTTTTGTATAATGGTAGgacttgatatttatttttcttttattaaaatatgttatctcAATTTAAAGACAGGTCAAACTAAAGGCTACATcaaaatattcgtttaatttatatggatACTCGCGagtcttagatcttattaCATCAAAACATGTCTAATCAGCACTCAAATGTTTCCCGCTTCTTAAGGGGcgaagaataaaaaacaaaactaaatatgcatagttttattaacgtgtataaacaaaaaaataacttcataGTTTATTTCAAGACCTGTTTCACAGTAGCTTTGAAAATTTCACCACAACGCTTAAAAGTGGCGGTCTCTTGCCATAACTTTTCTTAATCACACTGCACACAGAGcattttgcatttttaattcataaacttACGTTTATTGTCATGttcgaaaatttatatatgcaaaataaaaaacatgccTTATGTAGTATGATGATGAAGACTTGGGTTAGGGTGCAAGTGCTACAGTGCACCTAATATTCTTAAGTATTTTAGAGATATTGagattaactaaaaaaatatactcttataaaatatgttacattgtgcgaattttatttcatatattagttttttaacaaattaaaaaatatacctctACATTTAAGCGTTTCATCTAGGCTCTTGAGCAATTTCAgctagattaaaataaaatttgttatatactcatataatttatataataaaaattttatattgattgttATTCATTCTAAGCTAGCTAACGAGCTAGTTAAGTTTCCGAACGTTAAATGTCCGAACAttcgattatattaaataggtattttacgataagattttgtataaattctcATTGAGATACATTGCATTAACAACATGCATAaaccatatttaattaagttacgtataaataaattagtctAACTATTTGAAGACCATATACCAAGAAGCTAAGCGTAATAAAAACATCTCCCTCTAAATTATGGCGCGCAAAATACATATAGACACAAATCAAATAAGCTTTTAGTAAGAGTCACGGAAAGTTTGGCTCAAATTTACGATCTTTGTAAATTAGcagttcttaaaataattaatccaTAAATACTTGGCACTGTTTTAGACAATTTCGCATTTTAGCTTATAGTAACTTAGAACAAATGGAATGCATGGTTATtcttatgattattaaattttatttcaaaataaagtataaataaataaaaaatctacaggcatattatattttacaagaatAGAAATAAGTACAGATTTCTAGAGCCGTATTTAACCTTCTTTAGATATGTTGccataaatttttactatattacatatttatagctTCTCGTGTTAATGATTTCAAGTGAATCATAAATCACTACGTTATTCATAATGTCGGTATTGGTGTGACAATTCGTTCCTCGTCATCATTTACGGTTGGATTGCCTGGAAAAtaacacagattaaaaaacaatcactGACCACTTTAACGATCTGTtttgaaagataaaataaaaataaaatattcaagccACATAGCatgaattataaacatttatgagaaatattcAACTTACTAATAGTAACTAATGAGTTATGGGTGGTTGAAGGTAATGCGAGCGTCAAGCACAGTCCTAAGACAGTAGCACAGCCGCAGACCCAGGACAACGCATCGCGATAGTACGACGATTCGGCACCGTCTGCACTAatcattaatcaaaattaaaataagaatacgAAGGCATTATTATAGATAGATTAAAACTTCCTAgctacattttttatcttaaaatatgtatatgtttataaacttaCAACATTTGTATTATGGCTATGGCTGCACCGCAGGACAATTTATCAGTAAAACTCATAAGCCCATACACAAATGCTGATGCGTGTGTGCTATCACCGACAAGATCAGCTGTTAGTGACAAACTCGTGACTAACATTTGAGCACCGCCaaaacctttaaataaaacaataccttTTAATCACtagcaaaattataaaaaaacaaatttccaTTCAGTTGttgatgtaaatatttgacgtgttgaaataaaatttaacaataaaaatttaaattaaaaaaatgtcatgttTAGAAAGAAAATGGTAATAACaatgaattcttttaaaacaagGTCCTAATGATAACAATGATTCATAGTAAACACATGTCCATGAATCACAAAACAGAAGTTTAAAGTTTACataacatagaaatataataatagtgttaCTTATTTGAATTGATGATAAAGTTTATGAAGTTACCTATTAAAACGGCCacaatgtatataaacatCACTTTATAATCATAATCCGAACCAAAGTAAACCCACACAAAGCCACTCAATGCGGATGCTGAACccaatatataactaaatttatgGGTGAAAGACCTAGGACTTAGTCTTTGTAGGCCAGCTGCTGCTAGGCTTCCTAAATATGAAGCTAGAGGAACTACAGCCAAGGCTCGAGCCGCAAGTCCAAGAGTCTGATGAAGATACAGTGGTATGAGGACTTGGGATATATTGACCACCAATCTTGTACTCATGTAAATTATTGCAAcctgaaaagaaaatacaataaattgatataaaatttcaaacaccTTTCAACAACAATACTTTgatacaaaaatgtaaaattaaaactatctaCCAACATGGTACAATAGAATCTTTCTGAGTATATCACAATGGAAAGTGGAGCTATTGTCATCTACATATAACTGACTTCTAGGTTGCTTCTCTGTAACGGCAAGATGAAATATGACTGACGCCAATAAACCAACTGCCAGCACAATTAGCATGACTTCTCTGAATTTCCATGCGTCCGCTGGTCCAACTTGcttgaaagaaataataacaatttagcAGAATTATTACTATAGCATTATAACGTTCATGTATTATCATATTAAGCTcatgataacattaaaattatcttactaTACAAAATTACTGCTAATAAAATACCATACCTCCTTATCACACTTGCCAGTTAAGTGTAATATTAaccatgttataatatatacaaatatatttgagaaCACTGTGAACCCATATctacaacaatatatatatttacaatagaaattaatttaaaaaatcattgaaattgTAAGTAGCCACAAATCCTTACCTTATTGCAGTAAGATGAGTTCGAACATGCGGGTCTTCAGCAAGTTCAGGAATTAGGCTAAGATGTGAAATCTGAACGGCGGCCCAAccaatttgaaaaataattataaatgcagCAAAATAGAACATCTGTGCCCATTTGTGGGACATAGTGCAACCTATACATTCAGTAAAAATGAATGGAAATGATGAAATCACACATAATgtacctaaaataataattattgttaaattaagtcagtaaaattaagtaaaaacaaCATCATTAAAGATAAATGACAATAATAGTGTGATATAAGTTagaatgatataataattgtaaatgcaATGCTTACCAAATAAATGCCAAAGTTTTCTTCTACCATACTTTgcagataaaaaattgttagtatGATCAGAATGGTAACCAACAAATGGTGTTGACACAGCGTCAACAATTTGTCCTATTAACATTAACTGACCGGCCTGCGAAGCCGTAAATTCAAGTACAAGATGAAAAAACACTAAAAAATAAGTGAACCACAAACTGGCACAAACATCGTTTAAAATGTGACCAATCCCATAACCGAGTTGAAGTTTTAGACTGGTAGATATATCTCTTAATTCATTATCcatttttttcttgattttcTCGATAATTTATAGGATTAATCtcgtttaacttaaaaaatcaaaaataatgttttaactaatatttaacattagtattgaatagaaataaaattcttatttcttttaaagagAGACAAAGAACTTATCTTTATAAGACTTGAATTACTTATAACGTTACTTGCAAAATTCacagcaaaaatataaataaaaaaccgaAATCATACTAATCAAGAAACTTATAATCCTCCTCTTAACTTGTCAAAGTCATGTACTGTTTGTcaatttgacattttataaagCGAGTCTTCAAGGtaggaatatattaaatattttaaaaatatataaagatatgttttttttaaaaatatacgtaaaacTTAACATCCtcattatttagttttctttttatattatatatatatttagttaagagAATAAGTTTCCTTCTAGAGTTTCCATCAAAATGATTAACAAATCTCAGTCAAAAAGGTATGGTACTGTTTAAACTGGATttctttttttgatataaaattaaaaataaattactgaaaCAACTTTTTGAAGCTGATCGTTTGAATTGTCTTTACTTTgtcgaattatttaaatattgtagttACCTgtatatcaaaacaatttttgtgaatatcttatttattctaaaatctGCGTAAAATAgcataattaaaagatttttcatgAATTCttttcaaagttattttttttttatcgtaacaataatttattaacatcttAGGAGGTTCTTTCGATTCACGCGGACGGATTATCTACAGCTGAGGGATCAATAGGGATATTCAATAATTAGGGACATGTAGTTTATGAATAGACAGTAAAACGACTATAGAGATAGGGTTGtatctttgataaaaaaaattctacgtaattattaatattttctaatattgttCCAGccacaaaaataattgtttttaaagttagtTAATTGGTAGATGGATTTCATttttacaaacttttaaatcaatatatcaGCACTCATCTGAGCTGAGAgtaaatacacatatttacACTAGTCCATTTCTAATAAGACACAACTATTTAAACACCTGTTGGAAAAAATTGTggaaaccattttttttatcctatcAATCCCGTTTTGGGTTTAAATAgggataataaataatttgaagaaaTATGTAAAAGCTAGTAGTTTAATGAAGAAATGTTAAATCATTAAGAATTTTTGGGATACAACTCAAGTAATAAcaccaaaattttataatactaaagtCCTCATTAAtgataaatgtacattttgtGCCCATTTCTCCGTCGGACGGtaggtaatattattaaaaaaaaccttttctgTCAAAGTCGCTTCAAGATAAAGTCGGATGTCAAATGCATTTGTCAAAAGTgcgaatttgaaaataaatagtaaaataatttctgacATCAATTAGTATTATCCCCTAATTatccaaaaattaatatagtaatatcagtaaatatatttgaggTGACTggcatataataattaatttatgaaatcacCATTCGAGTGGTTGTCCTGTAAGCCAAAAATTTAGAGTATTCATCtgcaaaaaacatttatttagttaaatcacagacactaaaataatttcaaatgtgGAGACCGGAGttcataactttttttcttttatttgctACATTAATTCATTCAAACAAAGGAGATGAGTTTAGGGAAGAGATTTTTATCAAACCTTTACCTCCATCTCACCTATATGTGtactttcaatttataacaatagtcGATGAAGATTCAaattgtaagtattttttattactgaagACTACTTAATCTCGCTTTCCATCCAATgctcttatatattttcagataaGCATTCTCATCTTGCACCTcagtttttattagaaattatgtCAAACTATCAAGTGGATGAATTGCATTTAACTTTAACAGAAGGCCAATGGAAACACAGTCAATGGGGCTATCCCATACTTGATGCCGCACCAGGAGCTGAACTTTATGCATGGTTTGCTCCTGATGTTGTTGATATTGATAACCAGTGGAAAAAACTCAGCTCAACTTTGTCAGGACTTTTCTGTGCTTCTTTAAATTTCATAGAAAGCTTTAATACAATATCACCCAAAATGGCCCTGTGGCCAACTGGTGCCACTACAATGAAGCAAAATGTTACCTCCCACTTGAGATATGCTTCATTACCAAGAGAAATTGTATGTACTGAAAATTTAACTCCATGGAAGAAATTGTTGCCATGCGGATCAAATCATGGATTTGCATCACTCTTAAATTCAAGAATGATACACAACACAAATTATCATTCTATAGGAATGCATGTTAGAAGAATATGTGACAAAAATGACTGTTTGGAAACAAAACTTGAAGTCAAACAGACTGTTGCGTtagtttatgattttaaaataatatacagtaGCGATTGGtcatttagaaaattatttggacAAGGTTTGCCAGGAGCATGCCCTTTGTCATCATCGAGCAAAATTTATGTTGATATTACATCTAATAACACATATGCATTCAAACTTAGCCCAGAacctacaaataaaatattatcagtaaGAGGTGGTAGCGAAACTGAACTAGCAGTATATGAGATAAATAATACCGAAATGATGAACATTGTTGCAAAATATGAAAGTCCATACAAAATTACTGTGAAGAATTCACCGCCAGTGACATTCAATAGATATGTCTTAGGCTATGGCAAAGAGTTTGGTGGTTGTAACAGAGCTCACTAATAATTACTGGGCACCAATAGCTATTGTTCTTCTTGAGAATGCTCCTTGGTGGTTGCCTATCCAATTGAGTACATTGAGAATCAATGGTGAAGCTgagagtaatttaataatgtcacAATACTATTCACCTGGTCGTAGTAGGCAGAAACCTTACCATTTAGAGCTCCTCATAAAATTACCACCAAAGTCAACAACAACAGTTACAATCGATTT
Protein-coding regions in this window:
- the LOC116779102 gene encoding ubiquitin carboxyl-terminal hydrolase; the protein is MATETLVPLESNPDVMNKFLQKLGVPSKWGVVDVMGLESDMLSWVPRPVLALTLLFPISQSYEQHKEKEESEILAKGQEVSNNLFYMKQNISNACGTVALVHAVANNLDEIGLNDGCLKTFLEEAKNMDAVARGKLLEKCEGIIKAHTELAQEGQTNMPNAEDPINHHFITFVHKDGSLYELDGRKAFPINHGPCTPDYLLEDAAKVCKEFMARDPQEVRFTVIAFTIADI
- the LOC116779103 gene encoding major facilitator superfamily domain-containing protein 12-like isoform X1, whose protein sequence is MDNELRDISTSLKLQLGYGIGHILNDVCASLWFTYFLVFFHLVLEFTASQAGQLMLIGQIVDAVSTPFVGYHSDHTNNFLSAKYGRRKLWHLFGTLCVISSFPFIFTECIGCTMSHKWAQMFYFAAFIIIFQIGWAAVQISHLSLIPELAEDPHVRTHLTAIRYGFTVFSNIFVYIITWLILHLTGKCDKEQVGPADAWKFREVMLIVLAVGLLASVIFHLAVTEKQPRSQLYVDDNSSTFHCDILRKILLYHVAIIYMSTRLVVNISQVLIPLYLHQTLGLAARALAVVPLASYLGSLAAAGLQRLSPRSFTHKFSYILGSASALSGFVWVYFGSDYDYKVMFIYIVAVLIGFGGAQMLVTSLSLTADLVGDSTHASAFVYGLMSFTDKLSCGAAIAIIQMFADGAESSYYRDALSWVCGCATVLGLCLTLALPSTTHNSLVTISNPTVNDDEERIVTPIPTL
- the LOC116779103 gene encoding major facilitator superfamily domain-containing protein 12-like isoform X2, with product MDNELRDISTSLKLQLGYGIGHILNDVCASLWFTYFLVFFHLVLEFTASQAGQLMLIGQIVDAVSTPFVGYHSDHTNNFLSAKYGRRKLWHLFGCTMSHKWAQMFYFAAFIIIFQIGWAAVQISHLSLIPELAEDPHVRTHLTAIRYGFTVFSNIFVYIITWLILHLTGKCDKEQVGPADAWKFREVMLIVLAVGLLASVIFHLAVTEKQPRSQLYVDDNSSTFHCDILRKILLYHVAIIYMSTRLVVNISQVLIPLYLHQTLGLAARALAVVPLASYLGSLAAAGLQRLSPRSFTHKFSYILGSASALSGFVWVYFGSDYDYKVMFIYIVAVLIGFGGAQMLVTSLSLTADLVGDSTHASAFVYGLMSFTDKLSCGAAIAIIQMFADGAESSYYRDALSWVCGCATVLGLCLTLALPSTTHNSLVTISNPTVNDDEERIVTPIPTL
- the LOC116779103 gene encoding major facilitator superfamily domain-containing protein 12-like isoform X3, whose protein sequence is MDNELRDISTSLKLQLGYGIGHILNDVCASLWFTYFLVFFHLVLEFTASQAGQLMLIGQIVDAVSTPFVGYHSDHTNNFLSAKYGRRKLWHLFGTLCVISSFPFIFTECIGCTMSHKWAQMFYFAAFIIIFQIGWAAVQISHLSLIPELAEDPHVRTHLTAIRYGFTVFSNIFVYIITWLILHLTGKCDKEQVGPADAWKFREVMLIVLAVGLLASVIFHLAVTEKQPRSQLYVDDNSSTFHCDILRKILLYHVAIIYMSTRLVVNISQVLIPLYLHQTLGLAARALAVVPLASYLGSLAAAGLQRLSPRSFTHKFSYILGSASALSGFVWVYFGSDYDYKVMFIYIVAVLIGFGGAQMLVTSLSLTADLVGDSTHASAFVYGLMSFTDKLSCGAAIAIIQMLRCRIVVLSRCVVLGLRLCYCLRTVLDARITFNHP
- the LOC133320831 gene encoding LOW QUALITY PROTEIN: GPI transamidase component PIG-T (The sequence of the model RefSeq protein was modified relative to this genomic sequence to represent the inferred CDS: inserted 3 bases in 2 codons), with the translated sequence MWRPEFITFFLLFATLIHSNKGDEFREEIFIKPLPPSHLYVYFQFITIVDEDSNYKHSHLAPQFLLEIMSNYQVDELHLTLTEGQWKHSQWGYPILDAAPGAELYAWFAPDVVDIDNQWKKLSSTLSGLFCASLNFIESFNTISPKMALWPTGATTMKQNVTSHLRYASLPREIVCTENLTPWKKLLPCGSNHGFASLLNSRMIHNTNYHSIGMHVRRICDKNDCLETKLEVKQTVALVYDFKIIYSSDWSFRKLFGQGLPGACPLSSSSKIYVDITSNNTYAFKLSPEPTNKILSVRGGSETELAVYEINNTEMMNIVAKYESPYKITVKNSPPVTFNRYVLGYGKEFGGXVTELTNNYWAPIAIVLLENAPWWLPIQLSTLRINGEAESNLIMSQYYSPGRSRQKPYHLELLIKLPPKSTTTVTIDFEFVFXKWQEYPPDANHGFYIGSAIISANLPTAKNYTSLPITGSTFDSIVNASKPWYPIVLRTNGAMVSLPTPDFSMPYNVICLACTVVALAFGPLHNICTKELVLKAVGTAVSLRQKITNIFKKKIE